The proteins below come from a single Tissierella sp. MB52-C2 genomic window:
- a CDS encoding AraC family transcriptional regulator: MVHLENQLLKEINCRNKAKTLYYYNRIFNNIKEFDFSDVNYIKSIKNYLISLSSILYINASNSPVCKKILYEKRVCMIKEIEKKPCVKDLYSLGKDLIFFHLDIQSMEDMKNKNPIIMEALDYIYSNLDENLTLGNVAKEIHISSSYLSCLFSKCTGYSFSDFINKIRIDKSKLLLQNTSLSLLDITIECGFSSQSYFCYVFKKVEGVTPKEYRTKLNTKK; the protein is encoded by the coding sequence ATGGTACATCTAGAAAATCAGTTGCTTAAAGAAATAAATTGTAGAAATAAAGCTAAAACCTTATACTATTACAATAGAATTTTTAATAATATTAAGGAATTTGATTTTAGTGATGTAAACTATATAAAATCTATAAAAAATTATTTAATATCTCTAAGCTCAATTTTATACATCAATGCCTCTAATAGTCCTGTATGTAAAAAAATATTATACGAGAAAAGAGTTTGCATGATAAAGGAAATAGAAAAAAAGCCTTGTGTAAAAGATCTTTACTCCTTAGGAAAAGATTTAATATTTTTCCATTTAGATATTCAAAGCATGGAAGATATGAAAAATAAAAATCCAATTATTATGGAAGCCTTAGATTATATATATAGCAATCTAGATGAAAATCTAACCCTTGGAAATGTGGCTAAGGAAATACATATCAGTAGTAGTTATTTATCCTGTTTATTTTCTAAATGTACGGGATATAGCTTTTCTGATTTTATTAATAAGATAAGAATCGATAAATCTAAACTACTCCTACAGAATACTTCTCTTTCATTATTGGATATAACCATAGAATGTGGATTTAGTAGTCAGAGTTATTTCTGCTATGTATTTAAAAAGGTAGAAGGTGTAACTCCAAAAGAATATAGAACTAAGCTTAATACTAAAAAATAA
- a CDS encoding ferrous iron transporter B has product MGCHSNNQGSISLDDKIKILLMGNPNVGKSVVFSKLTGVHVDSSNYAGTTVDYTVGDINFRNIEGVMIDVPGTYSLEASSEAEEVAVGLLEEGADVIICVLDATHLGRNLDLAIQLQEYSTPIIYCLNLVDVAARQGITIDVEQLSKELNAPVIPTVAIKNTGLTDLILKSVELSGTTKDPEPPLEDEERWNRINKVIEKVEKKEEKEPTFMEKLENWTVQPWPGIPIAILVLILSLGVVVGGGKALRSVVLLPLVRKVIMPFLTTIVSAIIPAGIFRNLLVGEFGILIIGIEWPFALILPYVLLFYVVFSFLEDSGYLPRIGVLADGILSRIGIQGGNIIPIMMGYGCAVPAIVGTRAATTYKERIMVAALVSFAIPCASQTGAFIALLGDRSIPALILVYMMSVLILLCVGVIMNKVIPGKGQPMLLEVPNLLLPDKNAFKKKLKIRMKHFLLDAEGPMFIGILIAAIVAETGILNEFSNIIGPLVEGWLGLPKEASLSLLLGIIRRELAVLPLLEMDLNTLQLLVGSVMALFYLPCLSVFGVLTKEFSLKVSITIGVITIISAFLFAGLVNHIGLFIMAVL; this is encoded by the coding sequence ATGGGATGTCACTCTAATAATCAGGGAAGTATATCTCTTGATGATAAAATAAAAATATTACTTATGGGAAATCCCAATGTAGGAAAAAGTGTAGTATTTTCTAAGTTAACAGGAGTCCATGTAGACAGTTCAAACTATGCTGGTACTACTGTTGATTATACCGTAGGAGATATTAATTTTAGAAATATTGAAGGGGTAATGATAGATGTACCAGGTACATATTCCTTAGAGGCTAGTTCTGAGGCTGAAGAAGTAGCAGTAGGTCTATTAGAAGAAGGGGCAGATGTAATTATTTGTGTATTAGATGCTACTCACTTAGGACGAAACTTAGATCTGGCAATTCAACTTCAGGAATATTCTACTCCTATTATTTATTGTTTAAACTTAGTAGACGTTGCGGCGAGACAAGGGATCACAATAGATGTAGAACAATTATCTAAGGAACTAAATGCTCCTGTGATTCCAACAGTGGCAATTAAAAATACAGGACTTACGGATTTGATTTTGAAATCTGTAGAACTATCAGGTACAACAAAGGATCCAGAGCCTCCATTAGAAGATGAAGAAAGATGGAATAGGATCAATAAGGTTATAGAGAAGGTAGAGAAGAAAGAAGAAAAAGAACCAACTTTTATGGAAAAACTAGAGAATTGGACTGTACAACCGTGGCCAGGTATACCTATAGCTATTTTAGTATTAATATTATCTCTAGGTGTTGTAGTTGGTGGAGGAAAGGCTCTTAGATCAGTAGTACTTTTACCTTTAGTAAGAAAGGTTATTATGCCTTTTCTTACAACGATAGTTTCTGCAATTATACCTGCAGGGATTTTTAGAAATCTATTAGTAGGGGAATTTGGTATATTGATTATAGGGATAGAGTGGCCATTTGCATTGATTCTTCCTTATGTCTTATTATTCTATGTGGTTTTTTCCTTCTTAGAGGACAGTGGATATTTACCTAGGATAGGAGTTTTGGCAGACGGAATACTTAGTCGTATAGGAATCCAAGGTGGAAATATAATACCTATTATGATGGGATATGGATGTGCTGTACCTGCCATAGTAGGTACAAGGGCTGCCACTACGTATAAGGAAAGAATAATGGTTGCAGCTTTAGTTTCCTTTGCTATTCCTTGCGCTTCTCAAACTGGTGCATTTATAGCACTTTTAGGAGATAGATCTATACCTGCTTTAATATTGGTTTATATGATGTCTGTACTAATATTACTATGTGTAGGTGTAATTATGAATAAAGTCATACCAGGAAAAGGGCAGCCAATGCTTTTAGAAGTACCTAATCTATTGTTACCAGATAAAAATGCTTTTAAGAAGAAGCTAAAAATAAGAATGAAACATTTCTTACTTGATGCAGAAGGTCCAATGTTTATAGGTATATTAATAGCTGCAATAGTGGCAGAAACAGGCATATTAAATGAATTTAGCAATATAATAGGGCCTTTAGTTGAAGGATGGTTAGGATTACCTAAGGAAGCCAGCCTATCTCTATTGCTAGGAATAATAAGAAGAGAATTGGCAGTACTTCCATTACTTGAAATGGATTTAAACACATTACAATTATTAGTAGGTTCAGTAATGGCACTATTTTATCTACCTTGTTTATCAGTTTTCGGCGTACTTACAAAGGAATTCTCCTTAAAGGTATCTATAACTATAGGTGTTATAACGATTATATCAGCTTTCCTATTTGCAGGGCTAGTAAATCATATTGGTCTGTTTATAATGGCTGTACTTTAG
- a CDS encoding nicotianamine synthase family protein, with translation MIVTWTKWMEKRISCSNFLIRLYEKYYKKIVRNEIKLADVKINDRILCIGGGSIPCTALQIANLTGAKVDVIDIDSRAVYNARNVVEKMGLNNKIYITNTGGEEVDISSYDVIHVALQVTPKEEVVEHIWSKARKGTRILVRMPKKNLRYFYSNISNEYLNEKESCTRNCCLDNELNTMKEVLLMVKN, from the coding sequence ATGATAGTGACTTGGACAAAATGGATGGAAAAAAGGATTTCCTGTTCAAATTTTCTAATTAGATTATATGAAAAATATTATAAAAAGATTGTTAGGAATGAAATAAAACTAGCTGATGTAAAAATAAACGATAGAATACTATGTATTGGGGGAGGATCTATTCCATGTACTGCGCTTCAAATAGCAAATTTAACAGGAGCAAAGGTAGATGTAATAGATATAGATAGCAGGGCAGTATATAATGCTAGAAATGTAGTAGAGAAAATGGGATTAAATAATAAGATATATATAACAAATACCGGAGGAGAAGAAGTAGATATATCTTCCTATGATGTTATACATGTGGCACTGCAGGTTACACCTAAGGAAGAAGTAGTAGAGCATATATGGAGCAAAGCTAGAAAAGGTACTAGGATATTGGTTCGTATGCCTAAGAAGAATCTAAGGTATTTCTACTCAAATATATCAAATGAATACTTAAATGAAAAAGAAAGCTGTACTAGGAATTGTTGTTTAGACAACGAGTTAAATACGATGAAAGAAGTCCTACTTATGGTAAAGAATTAG
- a CDS encoding lysylphosphatidylglycerol synthase transmembrane domain-containing protein, with the protein MKKYILYILTIIGIGFVSIYFDWEMVLINLRSMNLYILIIALSLQFLTMVLLSLQWKYMVSWIQRNCRFIDAFRINAKGNIVDAITPGVKMGGELARLYQIKNRLDLSYGEATVVVGLQKTISLFSFLSLTIISLIWFYTTMGNHYKSYFNLFLSAVVVLALGLFVLLILCVKPNVIKKILYKFSLKSETIIKIENAFGQYSLSIGKLLENKLQFLIQILLGIFIWILFAFKMALVIKGFNMKLDLISIAAITYLTYIVGMIPLLPGSIGSFETSMVTLLVMKGIPVEKSIAISVVFRFVTFWFEFGLSFIMLILDKLRRYFVKDDGYAKGRI; encoded by the coding sequence ATGAAAAAATATATATTGTATATCTTAACTATTATAGGAATAGGATTTGTATCTATATATTTTGATTGGGAAATGGTTTTAATTAATCTTAGATCCATGAATCTTTATATACTGATAATAGCATTATCTTTACAATTTTTAACAATGGTTTTACTAAGTCTACAATGGAAGTATATGGTTTCTTGGATTCAGAGGAATTGTAGGTTTATAGATGCTTTTAGAATAAATGCTAAGGGGAATATTGTAGATGCCATAACACCGGGAGTAAAGATGGGTGGTGAACTAGCTAGGTTATATCAGATTAAAAATAGGCTAGACTTAAGTTACGGTGAAGCTACTGTAGTTGTAGGATTACAAAAGACCATTAGTCTTTTTAGCTTTCTTTCTTTAACTATAATAAGCTTAATATGGTTTTATACTACAATGGGAAATCACTATAAATCGTATTTTAATTTATTTTTATCAGCAGTAGTTGTATTAGCCTTAGGATTATTTGTTTTATTGATCTTGTGTGTAAAGCCCAATGTTATAAAAAAAATATTATATAAGTTTTCATTGAAGTCTGAAACAATTATAAAAATAGAAAATGCATTTGGGCAATATAGTTTATCAATAGGAAAGTTATTGGAAAATAAGCTACAGTTTTTAATTCAAATATTATTGGGAATTTTTATATGGATATTATTTGCCTTTAAAATGGCTTTAGTAATCAAGGGATTTAATATGAAACTAGATTTAATTTCAATAGCTGCAATAACATATCTGACCTATATAGTTGGTATGATACCTTTGTTACCTGGAAGTATAGGCAGTTTTGAAACTAGTATGGTTACGCTCTTAGTAATGAAAGGAATTCCAGTGGAGAAAAGTATAGCAATATCTGTAGTATTTAGGTTTGTAACTTTTTGGTTTGAGTTTGGATTAAGTTTTATAATGTTAATCTTAGATAAATTAAGGAGATATTTTGTAAAGGATGATGGATATGCTAAAGGCAGAATCTAG
- a CDS encoding serine hydrolase domain-containing protein: MKKIIVTMIASLILFTGFATPVYALSDAQSVAIQTLLDDACRISGVPSMSISIIDGDETFYFSSGYADREKRLPANENTLYELASVSKAFTGVGILLLEEQGLLSMTDPIQKYLPWLTMEYKGMPVDMQSLTLNHFLHHTSGLTNRKHVQSIPQGSTPDMLRKTVEALVDAELAFLPGEQYEYGTVNYDVLGLVIEVVSSQSYENFMTEQVFRPLGLYHTYVYKEEAKATGQLAQGYRSSFFITSPYDAPDYAGNKPAGYIMSSTKDMAHWMDIQMGDVQNIPEVFKAVIMKSHHGDVSVPDVNGMYYAAGWMVNADKTIIEHSGSNPNFSTQVVILPNERTAFCLLTNGANTNISLVKSIKDILDGNLTQSYKISGIQLLDMILSSATIIVCLLSVIFFILGLRRKKMNERQSITKKGILITVVWLMVTVAICIMCWVFPMVFGYDWPTLLVWQTYSILTVLISLALLTTSITFFVYTRQHNAVSR; encoded by the coding sequence ATGAAAAAGATCATCGTTACCATGATAGCATCACTTATACTATTCACAGGATTTGCAACACCGGTTTATGCGCTATCGGACGCACAATCTGTGGCAATACAAACATTGCTGGATGATGCCTGTCGTATATCAGGTGTACCGAGCATGTCAATTTCTATAATCGACGGGGATGAAACATTCTACTTTTCCTCTGGCTACGCAGACCGTGAGAAAAGGTTGCCTGCCAATGAAAACACTCTATACGAGCTGGCTTCGGTTAGTAAGGCTTTTACTGGTGTGGGTATTTTACTGTTAGAGGAGCAGGGACTACTGTCCATGACCGATCCTATTCAGAAATATCTGCCTTGGCTTACGATGGAGTATAAAGGGATGCCTGTTGATATGCAGAGCCTTACACTTAATCACTTCTTGCACCATACCAGCGGCTTGACAAATCGAAAGCATGTTCAAAGCATCCCGCAAGGCAGTACGCCAGATATGTTGCGAAAGACCGTGGAAGCATTGGTGGATGCTGAACTGGCATTTCTTCCCGGTGAGCAATACGAGTATGGAACTGTCAATTATGATGTATTAGGTTTGGTTATTGAGGTTGTGTCTAGTCAAAGCTATGAAAACTTTATGACGGAGCAGGTATTTCGCCCCTTGGGCTTATATCATACTTATGTTTATAAAGAAGAAGCCAAAGCAACCGGGCAACTGGCGCAGGGCTACCGATCTTCTTTTTTTATAACAAGCCCATATGACGCACCAGATTATGCCGGTAACAAACCGGCGGGATACATCATGTCTTCTACAAAGGATATGGCGCATTGGATGGACATACAGATGGGTGATGTACAGAATATACCCGAAGTATTTAAAGCGGTTATCATGAAATCACATCATGGAGACGTATCTGTTCCGGATGTCAATGGGATGTATTATGCGGCGGGATGGATGGTAAACGCTGACAAAACAATTATTGAGCACTCGGGGAGCAATCCCAATTTCTCAACCCAAGTGGTAATACTGCCAAATGAACGAACAGCTTTCTGCCTGCTAACCAACGGCGCTAATACCAATATCAGTCTGGTAAAAAGCATTAAAGATATATTGGACGGCAATCTTACGCAGTCGTATAAGATAAGTGGCATACAGCTTTTGGACATGATTCTTTCGTCTGCTACAATTATTGTTTGCCTGTTGTCTGTCATTTTCTTTATTTTGGGGTTACGCAGAAAGAAAATGAATGAGCGGCAATCAATAACAAAAAAAGGAATACTCATAACCGTTGTTTGGCTAATGGTTACTGTTGCCATATGCATTATGTGCTGGGTTTTCCCAATGGTCTTCGGATACGATTGGCCAACGTTACTTGTTTGGCAAACATATAGTATCCTTACAGTTTTGATTTCACTGGCGCTATTAACTACTTCTATTACATTTTTTGTATACACTCGCCAGCATAATGCCGTGTCCCGATAA
- the pssA gene encoding CDP-diacylglycerol--serine O-phosphatidyltransferase: MLKAESREHRKYYVLPAMITYFNMFLGAIAIFISNTTDMNKIKMACVLILLAAITDKMDGFIARKLNMTSEFGRELDSLCDLVSFGLAPTIIGLNIHGNYLGLLEIAVSLLFIGTGIFRLARFNIEKETCYIIGLPITIAGGILVAKYIIDINYRIMESSLNLSYENLIITIILSFLMISTFRVKKPNI, encoded by the coding sequence ATGCTAAAGGCAGAATCTAGAGAGCATAGAAAGTATTATGTATTACCAGCTATGATAACATATTTTAATATGTTTTTAGGAGCCATAGCAATATTTATTAGTAATACTACAGATATGAATAAAATAAAGATGGCTTGTGTACTAATTTTATTAGCTGCTATCACAGATAAGATGGACGGATTTATTGCTAGAAAACTTAATATGACTAGTGAATTTGGACGAGAACTAGATTCACTATGTGATTTAGTATCCTTTGGATTAGCTCCAACAATAATTGGATTAAATATACATGGCAATTATTTAGGTTTATTGGAAATAGCAGTGTCTTTATTATTTATAGGCACAGGGATATTTAGACTTGCTAGATTTAATATTGAGAAAGAGACATGCTATATCATAGGACTACCTATTACTATCGCAGGCGGAATATTAGTAGCAAAATATATTATAGATATTAATTATAGGATAATGGAAAGCTCTTTAAATTTATCTTATGAAAACCTTATAATAACTATAATATTATCATTCCTGATGATAAGTACATTTAGAGTGAAAAAACCTAATATTTAA
- a CDS encoding pyridoxamine 5'-phosphate oxidase family protein, whose protein sequence is MSKEIIKKAGEIIRQNTAHNSLVGSEPYCVLALIDKDGHPTASTITASKSDGINWLTFCTGLKSNKVKRIENCNRASLCFNKDGAYNITLVGTIEIVTDIAVKEEMWYPGMGQHFKGSNDLEYCVLRFKTNRYNLLVDWQEVEGVL, encoded by the coding sequence ATGAGTAAAGAGATTATTAAAAAAGCAGGGGAAATTATTCGTCAGAATACAGCACATAATTCATTGGTAGGTTCAGAGCCTTATTGTGTTCTGGCACTTATTGACAAGGATGGCCATCCTACTGCTTCAACAATTACGGCATCAAAGTCTGATGGAATTAATTGGCTTACATTTTGTACTGGACTTAAAAGCAATAAGGTAAAGCGTATAGAAAACTGTAACCGTGCCAGCTTATGCTTTAATAAGGACGGTGCATATAATATAACTTTAGTGGGAACTATTGAGATTGTAACAGATATAGCTGTGAAGGAGGAAATGTGGTATCCAGGAATGGGACAACATTTTAAGGGTTCCAATGATCTAGAATATTGTGTTCTGCGTTTTAAGACCAATAGATATAATCTTCTAGTTGATTGGCAGGAAGTTGAGGGAGTATTGTGA
- a CDS encoding GNAT family protein, whose protein sequence is MSLITEMTKDLAEDISNWIYEEPYSIYSLEKNRETILELISGDYYAFIDDKNQLSGYFCFGKPAQIPTYDYIYSEEALDIGLGMKPILCGNGLGYTFLNAGMDFAQEQFQVEKYRLTVASFNKRAISLYEKAGFTILKTVNHSRSGDEFYIMVRE, encoded by the coding sequence ATGAGTTTAATTACTGAAATGACAAAAGATTTAGCTGAAGATATTTCAAATTGGATTTATGAAGAGCCTTATTCCATATATAGCTTAGAAAAGAATCGAGAAACTATTCTTGAGCTTATAAGTGGTGATTATTATGCTTTTATTGATGATAAAAATCAATTGTCTGGTTATTTTTGTTTTGGTAAACCAGCACAAATCCCAACCTATGACTATATATACTCTGAAGAAGCTTTAGATATTGGATTAGGTATGAAGCCGATTTTATGTGGAAATGGACTAGGATATACATTTTTAAACGCCGGAATGGATTTTGCCCAAGAGCAATTTCAAGTTGAAAAATATCGACTGACAGTTGCTTCCTTTAATAAACGTGCTATTAGTTTGTATGAAAAAGCTGGTTTTACCATATTAAAGACTGTTAATCATTCCAGGTCTGGAGATGAATTTTATATAATGGTTAGAGAATAA
- a CDS encoding YafY family protein: MKIDRLLGILTILLQNERVTAPYLAEKFEVTRRTIGRDIDTMCQSGIPIITYQGSGGGISIAEGFKLDKSVLTVDELSGIIAGLKGIGSVSDKSHIEKTLDKLSANKDMVVSLREPIVIDLASHYKGSLTEKIELIKQAIHEHRIIEFDYYYEKGITHRHIEPYFIIFQWTAWYIFGFCQDRKDWRLFKIMRLWDLYLCAETYIPREIPPEKRDFNAHLPDDKKLVALFDLSARYQLIETYGLQCYTETEEGLLRLEIGYTNMDFTISWLLGFGDKVKVIEPAHMAEHIKRIADNILESYR; the protein is encoded by the coding sequence ATGAAGATTGACCGCTTGCTTGGAATACTCACAATCTTGCTTCAAAACGAGAGAGTAACGGCTCCATATCTCGCTGAGAAATTTGAAGTTACCCGCCGTACCATTGGTAGGGATATTGACACTATGTGTCAGTCGGGCATACCGATTATCACATATCAAGGAAGCGGCGGTGGTATTTCTATTGCAGAGGGTTTCAAGCTAGACAAAAGTGTTCTGACTGTTGATGAGCTTTCAGGGATTATTGCTGGGCTTAAAGGTATCGGAAGCGTATCGGACAAGTCTCATATTGAGAAAACTCTAGATAAATTATCTGCCAATAAAGATATGGTCGTATCACTACGAGAGCCTATTGTAATAGACCTTGCCTCTCATTACAAAGGTAGTTTGACGGAAAAGATTGAACTTATTAAACAGGCTATTCATGAGCATAGAATAATTGAATTTGACTATTATTATGAAAAGGGAATTACCCATCGCCATATCGAACCATACTTTATAATTTTCCAGTGGACAGCATGGTATATATTTGGATTCTGTCAAGACCGAAAGGATTGGAGATTATTCAAGATAATGAGATTATGGGATTTATACCTTTGTGCTGAAACCTATATTCCACGTGAAATTCCACCTGAAAAGAGAGATTTCAATGCCCATCTTCCAGATGATAAAAAGCTGGTTGCTCTATTTGACTTATCAGCCCGCTATCAGCTCATTGAAACATATGGGCTCCAGTGTTATACAGAAACGGAAGAAGGTCTGCTCCGTCTTGAAATTGGCTATACAAATATGGATTTCACCATATCATGGCTTTTGGGATTTGGAGATAAGGTAAAGGTAATAGAACCTGCTCATATGGCGGAACATATAAAAAGAATTGCTGATAATATTTTAGAATCTTATAGATAA